From Deltaproteobacteria bacterium, the proteins below share one genomic window:
- a CDS encoding citrate synthase (catalyzes the formation of citrate from acetyl-CoA and oxaloacetate) translates to MSEGTKSAYKAGLEDVIAGQSSICWIDGKKGELVYRGYNIHDLAEHSTFEEVVFLLWNDRLPTPSELKFLIQELDEESEIPEEIMETLRHIAPRLSAMGMLRTFVSMLAHFDPEAGDRSWAANENKARRIVAKIPTLLAALDRFRKGNQLVPHKKGQNIATRFLYQLQGKDPRPEAIKAMDVALVLHAEHSFNASTFAARVCASTLSDIYSSVTAAIAVLKGPLHGGANEEVIKMLRQIGHVSRVRDFIEQELADRKKIFGFGHRVYKTMDPRAIHLMQMSEQLGRAKGNLKWFELSLEIQKVMKEMKGLDPNVDFYSASLYETVGIPSDLFTGIFAVARSAGWTAHILEQYRNNRLIRPECDYIGKMNLKYVPIDQR, encoded by the coding sequence ATGTCGGAAGGAACTAAATCTGCATACAAAGCCGGGCTCGAGGATGTCATCGCGGGGCAAAGCAGTATCTGCTGGATTGACGGCAAGAAGGGGGAGCTCGTCTATCGAGGCTATAATATCCATGACCTTGCTGAGCATTCGACTTTTGAAGAGGTGGTCTTCCTTCTCTGGAATGACCGTTTACCCACCCCGTCAGAGCTCAAGTTTTTAATACAAGAGCTGGACGAGGAATCCGAGATTCCTGAAGAAATCATGGAGACCCTCCGGCATATTGCCCCACGTCTCTCAGCAATGGGAATGCTTCGGACCTTCGTCTCGATGCTTGCCCATTTTGACCCAGAGGCGGGGGATCGTTCCTGGGCTGCCAATGAGAACAAGGCGAGGAGGATAGTCGCTAAAATTCCGACTCTTCTGGCGGCGCTTGATCGGTTCCGAAAGGGGAATCAATTAGTGCCTCACAAGAAAGGACAGAATATCGCAACCCGTTTTCTCTACCAGTTACAAGGGAAAGATCCTCGTCCTGAGGCGATCAAGGCGATGGATGTCGCCTTGGTCCTTCATGCCGAGCATAGCTTTAATGCCTCTACCTTCGCCGCGCGTGTCTGTGCCTCGACCCTTTCGGATATTTATTCTTCGGTGACAGCAGCAATTGCGGTGCTGAAAGGTCCTCTTCATGGAGGGGCGAATGAAGAAGTCATCAAGATGCTCCGACAGATTGGTCATGTCTCCCGCGTGCGGGATTTTATCGAGCAGGAGCTGGCCGATCGGAAGAAAATCTTTGGGTTTGGGCATCGGGTTTATAAGACGATGGATCCACGAGCGATTCATCTGATGCAGATGTCAGAGCAACTGGGTCGCGCCAAAGGAAACCTCAAGTGGTTTGAGTTGAGCCTTGAGATCCAGAAGGTAATGAAAGAGATGAAGGGGTTAGATCCCAATGTCGATTTTTACTCTGCCTCTCTTTATGAAACCGTTGGGATTCCGTCAGACCTCTTTACCGGTATCTTTGCGGTGGCCCGTTCAGCGGGATGGACAGCCCATATCCTCGAACAATACCGCAACAATCGTTTGATCCGGCCAGAATGTGATTATATTGGAAAGATGAATCTCAAGTACGTTCCCATCGATCAGCGG
- a CDS encoding ChaN family lipoprotein, with translation MPKTLSPREELLKIQKRIYAKNNEFIRSQTLIQEKGFDTYERRYKRYVQNYAKISSIEELIEEVMKSQIIYLGDYHTNKQSQRMLLRLLKLLTEKTQNFSVGLELVQKRDQKILDAFLKDQITEETFLKKIRFQKYWYFDLWQNFKPLFDFVRYWKIPVYGIEWSLSGDSSLLDRDKKNAQIIASILKKDPTRKLIVFIGDLHIAPPHLPNQVQTLFTGKEKPKDLILYQNSEAIYWKLAERELEDKTEILRIDERSFCLINTPPIIAQQSYLNWLEHEEGQIDYIDAKHNFLELLHQIAGFLEITLEKNADEVEVFTCGDLSFLKRLEEDGGFSKQEIRQIKRQILASESYCIPSKKYVYLANLSMNHASEEATHYLKFLCSGTEEPRYLVDAFYANTLHEALGFFGSKIINHKRKCFHEKEYEELVQYLKSARGNQQRQFELEMALLILEHKKLEKKRLPLRSKKFFKSHPDLFFAVTHGLGYMLGDTLYYSLLEGKTSKEELKALFFDPMKEDGKPYETYMRLIRKLRGVKIPKRV, from the coding sequence GTGCCAAAAACACTATCCCCTCGCGAAGAACTTCTTAAGATTCAAAAGAGGATTTACGCGAAAAATAACGAATTCATCCGGAGCCAGACCCTGATCCAGGAAAAGGGATTCGACACCTATGAGCGCCGGTATAAAAGATATGTCCAAAATTATGCGAAAATCTCTTCTATTGAAGAGCTGATCGAAGAGGTGATGAAATCCCAGATCATCTATCTGGGTGACTACCACACCAACAAACAATCTCAGAGGATGCTTCTCCGCCTCTTGAAACTTCTGACCGAAAAAACCCAAAACTTCTCCGTCGGACTCGAACTCGTCCAGAAAAGAGACCAAAAGATTCTCGATGCCTTCTTGAAAGATCAAATTACCGAAGAGACATTCTTAAAAAAAATACGGTTCCAGAAATATTGGTATTTCGATCTCTGGCAAAATTTCAAACCACTCTTCGACTTCGTCCGCTATTGGAAGATCCCTGTCTATGGGATCGAATGGTCGCTGTCAGGAGACAGCTCCCTTCTCGATCGAGACAAAAAAAATGCGCAGATCATCGCTTCTATTTTGAAAAAAGATCCGACCCGAAAACTGATCGTCTTCATCGGCGATCTTCATATTGCCCCCCCTCACCTCCCGAACCAGGTTCAAACTCTGTTCACAGGGAAGGAAAAACCAAAAGATCTGATCCTGTATCAAAACAGTGAAGCGATTTACTGGAAATTGGCTGAGAGGGAACTCGAAGACAAGACAGAGATCTTGCGGATCGACGAGCGGAGTTTCTGCCTCATCAATACCCCTCCCATCATTGCGCAACAATCTTACCTCAACTGGCTCGAGCATGAAGAGGGGCAGATTGATTATATCGATGCAAAACACAACTTTCTCGAACTGCTGCATCAGATCGCCGGCTTCCTGGAAATCACACTGGAAAAAAATGCTGACGAAGTCGAGGTTTTTACCTGTGGCGACTTGAGTTTTCTGAAGAGGCTCGAGGAGGATGGCGGCTTTTCAAAACAGGAGATCCGACAGATCAAGCGCCAGATCCTCGCCTCGGAGAGCTACTGCATCCCCTCAAAAAAATATGTCTACCTCGCCAATCTTTCCATGAATCATGCCTCGGAAGAGGCGACACACTACCTGAAGTTCCTCTGTTCCGGGACGGAAGAGCCTCGCTATCTTGTCGATGCCTTCTACGCCAATACCCTCCACGAGGCGCTTGGATTTTTCGGCTCCAAGATCATCAATCACAAGAGAAAATGCTTTCATGAAAAGGAATATGAAGAACTCGTCCAATATCTTAAATCAGCCCGAGGAAACCAACAGCGACAATTTGAGCTCGAAATGGCGCTTCTGATCCTCGAACATAAAAAACTCGAGAAGAAAAGATTGCCTCTTCGATCCAAAAAATTCTTCAAATCCCATCCCGATCTCTTCTTCGCGGTGACGCATGGACTTGGTTATATGTTGGGGGACACCCTTTATTACTCCCTCCTTGAGGGGAAAACCTCCAAAGAAGAACTCAAGGCGCTCTTCTTTGACCCAATGAAGGAAGATGGAAAACCTTATGAGACCTACATGCGATTGATTCGGAAGCTCCGAGGGGTCAAGATCCCGAAGAGGGTTTAA